In Humulus lupulus chromosome 6, drHumLupu1.1, whole genome shotgun sequence, a single genomic region encodes these proteins:
- the LOC133783660 gene encoding protein LEAD-SENSITIVE 1-like produces MGIVCGVDRQDLKAGDHIFSYRACYTYAHHGIYDEENNMVIHYTRTQPESLSHSPTEPASEGCHICNYQPKVERGVVACCLDCFLNGSSSSLHRFGYGVLPFQFMVRRIGTCSLDQSDAPEVVVQRARQILIGDDDFGEYHIQ; encoded by the exons ATGGGGATAGTGTGTGGTGTTGATCGACAAGATCTGAAAGCTGGAGATCACATTTTCTCTTACCGAGCCTGTTACACTTATGCTCATCACG GAATTTATGATGAAGAGAATAATATGGTTATCCACTACACCAGAACACAGCCGGAATCTCTCTCTCACTCGCCGACTGAACCCGCCAGTGAAGGGTGCCATATCTGCAATTACCAACCAAAAGTTGAGAGAGGTGTCGTGGCTTGTTGCTTGGATTGCTTCCTAAATGGCAGCAGTAGTAGTCTCCACCGGTTTGGTTATGGCGTTTTGCCATTTCAGTTCATGGTGAGAAGGATTGGGACGTGCAGCCTTGACCAAAGCGACGCCCCGGAAGTGGTGGTCCAGCGAGCTCGCCAAATACTGATCGGAGATGATGACTTTGGCGAATACCATATCCAATAG
- the LOC133783661 gene encoding ferredoxin--NADP reductase, root isozyme 2, chloroplastic-like → MALLLTQTAATSSLVSDRSLKLRTSLLLKTANLSSFEKRTPSAMAFNIGVLPRLPTRVATAGRIVCAVPQGGKVPVAPSELEHAMRPPTNLYTVDSPHTATILSVKKISGSNAPAETYHIVLVHDGSFPHWEGQVFGVMPAPENPFEPGDTEMLSYFSGASSRYGDYFNGRTVSLCVRLVPGTTSEILCNSKPGDKIQLTGPTREAMILGDNNPNATHIFVATGTGIAPFRAHLRRFFKENIPTFTFSGHAWLFHGVSNEDSKLYNHEFIQYRKEYPENFRYDIALSREQKNSSGGKMYVQDLFRRHATEVLVMLFKGAYIYLAGRKDMVTPIEDALRDAATEIDKDWDGILATLKKNNQWRVEVY, encoded by the exons ATGGCTCTCCTCCTTACTCAG ACTGCTGCAACATCTTCGCTCGTGAGTGATCGCTCCCTGAAACTCAGAACCTCATTGCTCCTTAAG ACTGCTAACTTGAGCTCGTTTGAGAAGAGGACACCTTCGGCGATGGCATTCAACATTGGAGTACTGCCGAGGCTCCCAACAAGAGTTGCTACTGCTGGCAGAATAGTGTGTGCCGTACCACAAGGTGGTAAGGTTCCTGTGGCTCCTTCAGAGCTGGAACATGCAATGAGGCCTCCCACAAATCTATACACGGTTGATTCGCCTCACACAGCCACCATTCTCTCTGTTAAGAAGATTTCTGGTTCAAATGCTCCTGCTGAGACATACCATATCGTACTTGTTCATGATGGCTCTTTTCCTCACTGGGAGGGACAAGTTTTCGGTGTAATGCCCGCG CCTGAAAATCCTTTCGAACCAGGAGATACCGAAATGCTTAGCTACTTTTCTGGTGCTTCTTCAAGGTATGGAGATTATTTTAATGGAAGAACAGTTAGTTTATGTGTGCGTCTTGTCCCTGGTACTACTAGCGAGATTTTGTGCAACTCAAAGCCTGGAGATAAAATTCAACTTACTG GTCCAACTCGTGAAGCAATGATTTTGGGAGACAATAACCCCAACGCAACTCACATATTTGTGGCCACTGGGACTGGTATTGCTCCATTTAGAGCCCATCTCCGTCGTTTCTTCAAAGAAAATATTCCAACATTCACATTCTCTGGACATGCTTGGCTATTCCATGGGGTGTCTAATGAGGACAGTAAACTCTATAATCACGAATTTATTCAATATAGAAAGGAGTACCCTGAAAACTTCCGATATGACATAGCATTGAGCAGAGAACAGAAGAACAGCAGTGGTGGAAAGATGTATGTTCAAGACCTTTTCCGAAGGCATGCTACTGAGGTGTTGGTGATGTTGTTTAAGGGAGCCTATATATACTTAGCTGGGCGCAAGGACATGGTGACTCCAATTGAAGATGCCTTAAGGGATGCTGCCACTGAAATCGACAAAGATTGGGATGGAATACTGGCCACATTGAAGAAAAACAACCAATGGCGTGTTGAAGTCTACTAA